CTTGGCCAGCTCCTCGCCGAGCCGGCGCAGCAGCGGTGCGGAGTGCCGTCCCACGTCGAAGCCGGACTCGGACGCGTTGTCCCCGTCCGACGGGTGCATCAGGAAGCGGTACACCTGCGGCCGGGCCTCGATCGCGAGCAGGTAGGCGTCGAGGGTGGCCTCGACCCGGTCCCGGCGCAGGACGGGTGCGTCCAGTGCGGTCGCCAGATTGGCCAGCAGGGCATCGGTGTGCCGTACGGCGAGCGCGCGGTACAGCCCGCCCTTGTCGCCGAAGTGCCGGTAGAGGATCGGTTTGGTGATACCGGCCTCGGCGGCGATGGCGTTCATCGACGCGTCCGGGCCGTCGCGCAGCACAATGCGCTCGGCGGCCTCC
This Streptomyces decoyicus DNA region includes the following protein-coding sequences:
- a CDS encoding TetR family transcriptional regulator: MESTEHRGRQQTATERRRRELLEAAERIVLRDGPDASMNAIAAEAGITKPILYRHFGDKGGLYRALAVRHTDALLANLATALDAPVLRRDRVEATLDAYLLAIEARPQVYRFLMHPSDGDNASESGFDVGRHSAPLLRRLGEELAKVITDRLDLGPGGELTARVWGHGIVGMMHGAGDWWLRERPCTREQLVKQLADLLWGQLVAVEDRADGPGF